TCTGTTTATATCAGCAGGCAACACACCAGTAGTGAAAAAATTCTGCACTGTAATAAAAACATCATCCTGTATAATGTCCCAATGACTATGGTAAAAGAGGCCattaaaaccatcaggtccTAGACCTTTTGTTGCTCCCAACTGGAAATTAGCTAGCTGTACTTCCTCTCTTGTGACTTCCGCAGTTAAATGATTGTTCATTTCATTTGTCACGATCTTTGGGCATTGCATTAAAGTGGGTCTATAGTCTCTATGACCAGCAGTAGAATAAAGGTTCTGAAAAAAACAGTTGGTCATGTGCCTCACCTGTTCTGGGTCTCGAATCCATACCTCATTTACATCTTTGAGCATGCTGATTCTGTTTCTCTTCCGTCTTTGAATCATAGTAGCGTGAAGAAATTTAGTGTTTCGATCCCCCCTCAACCGCCTGATGCGAGATCGCATTGCCCGGTAGTGTTCCTTCCCGTGTCCATATTTTCTGAATCTGCTCTGCAGCGATTTAACCCGATTGTTATTATAATCAAGCTAGCAGTTGATTAATGTGATACCGGAGCTTCGCTTTAAGAGATCTATTTGATGATGTGCGGCAAGTAAACTTCATTCTCGCTCCAATTAGCCAAAGCTGTAGTTGTCATctcgtaatttttggagatgCTTTGAAGGGATGATTTAAGGCTGATGACCATACATCAAAGACCACCCTGTGGCATTCATCATCTTGAAGCCAAAAAGACTCAAAGGTGAAcctccttttcctcctttttgatTTGACTTCTGTATTTAAGAGTAGTGGACAATGGTCTGAGCCTATAGCGGTAAAGCGTAAACTTCAGCTTTCCGGATAGGTTAATCGCCATTCCATTGTGCACACAGCTCTATCTATTCGCTCCTTTACAGCTTCCTCACCACTTCTATTGTTCACCCAAGTGTAGGTACAGCCCTTGGTTTCAAGATCCATCAAAGCACAGTGGTCTAATAAATCTCTAAAAGATTGCAACCGATATTGCTGAGGTAAGCGTTTTCCCACTTTCTCCCAGTGattcaaaatttcattaaagtcgCCAATGCACACCCAAGGTAGGGTATGTAGATGGCTGAGTTGACGCAAAGTTGTCCATAGATGTTGCCTCTGATGAAATACTACTGAAGCATGCAGAAAAGTAATACCCATAGTTGTCCTTTTCAGAACATCTGAGCAGATAGTATCAATATGATGCTGGTCATGAGAGTGGATAGTAAGATTAACCTGATCATTCCAAAAAATAACCAAACCTCCAGCCAAACCTAGGGGATTGatcacaaaaaggttttcatAATGAAGATTTCGCTGTAATCGCTTGATGACTGGTTCCTGGTTTTTGGAttccatcaaaaaaataatatcggGCCTATCATGGACCACTATGTCTTTTagagcttgaattgtcagggggttgcctagcccctgacaattccaacttataaTTTTCATTGTTCTGGCGGTGGTTGTTTTGGGCAAGCCACCACAGCCCTTGTGTCTACCCCTTCAGCTGCAAAGATCGGGGTATCCATAAGGAGTGAATCGTCCAGAGGTACTTGAACATAGGAGGGAGTCTCATAAGGGTTATAACGCTTTGATTTTTTATGGGGACCGGCCTTAATCACCATTCTCGGGTTTTTGAGCTTCTTGCTGTTCACCACAGGTTCTTTCAATATCGGTTCTGCAATAGAAGAAATTTGCAAGGTAGGCAAGGGATTGCTATGAGGGTTCTTTGTGGTATTAAGCTCCACAGATGGAGGTTGATCATTTGTGCTTGAAGGTGCTACAGGAAGTAATAAAGGTGATTGCAATGGAGTTTCTGGTATAATTTCTTCAACTTCATCCTGATCTGGTTGTTTCTCATAGAAAGCTTTCCATAATGGATTGTGCTCTTTGACCTCGGCCCTCAACCAGGGGCCATAGGATAGCTTATCTTTACCTTCCATCTTAACCTCTTCAAAGGGGATATTTTGACATTGTGTTGCATAATGGCCCAAGATACCACATTAGTAGCAATAATAAGATAAGCGctcatatttaaaatcaatccatatATTCTGTCCCTCCAATCTGAGTAGCTTGCCAGATTTCAATGGTTCGTTAAGATTAATATTCACTCGTACCCGCCCTGTTTTAATAGCTGAGTTCTCTTTTGTTGCTAAGCTCACTTCCTGAACCTGGCCAAGGTGTCTAGCAGCCTTGGCGAACATACTCGCTGTGCATCTTTCCAAAGGGAGTCCAAAGATTTGCACCCAGAATTCGCATGTGGTGAAATCATAGCAGTGAAGAGGCGTGTTGGGAAGCCATGGTTTTAGTATCAGGAGATGGTGCCCAAACAGCCAATGGCCACTATGTAAGATTCTTTGCCGTTCAGTTTCAGAATTGAATTTAAAGACATACAGACCTTCTTCGAGTTGAGAAATTTGCACATGGTCATTGCGCCAGACTCGTGTTAATGTACTCTGAAGAGCTTGAAAATTAACTGATGGGTCTGAGAGAATTTTACCCACTAAGGTTGCCTTGCACTCTTGCAGCTTTTCCGGCGGTATTTCATCATCCCAGACGTCCACGTCTTCTTCCGACCAAAGTCGGCCAAGTCGATTACATAAGGCAGCAAGGCGAGCATCTTCCGAAGGGTGGGATGTATTCATAACTGAAACTGTCTAGTGATGGCGTAGAAGTCAACATGCAAAGCTCCGATGAGATGTACATAAGAAAACCCCGTCACTTGACTACCAGGGAAAGCGAGAAGAGGAGGATCATCATCAACGGAGAAGAGGATTGAGAATTgtaagagaaaatgaaaatctagaGTGAGAAGAGGTAAAAAGGAAAGAGGGTTTAGTCGAGAAGAAGGAAGATCAACTCggaaaaacccagaaaactaCAGAAAACTCTGCATGTCGAGAGAGAGGACTCTACATGTCAAGAGAAGGTGAAACGCGCATCGTTAGCTTGAGAAGAAAAGGCGCGAATTTGACTTACATCCTGCCTTCAGTTTGAAACCTTAGTTCTCTCTCTATatgtatttttctattaattcccTAGGgagaaatgaattttcaaatgcGAAATTATCCTCGCCTGACTGCTGAAAATTACACGCGATTGTATTTGTTTGTGATTTTTAGCAACAGTAATGAGCCAAGGGCCAATTAAAACACATCACTAATTTCGAGAAAAGTCCTGCTCTAATGAGTTATTTTGATCAAATGCATCAAATATGAAGggtttttggaattttccttttatatttgtaGAGAATGCATATGGGTATAGTTGACTCGTTGGTCTCCACAAAGCCTTGATCACCATTTATTAGGGATGTGCAAAATGAATTGCCTAAACCAAGAACCACCTGGACCGAACTAACTGGTTGAATCCAATTCCCGATGTCTAAAAGATCCTATTGTTAGTTCCAAGGGAGAACCATACTAAACCAACTACATatactttttagtttttctttttttttaatagtaggTTTAGTTTATTACTTATGAGGAAATAGAAGTCTCTAATTGGACAATAAGATAtccaaataaaaaacataaGATTTGTCTCAAcctctaaatttgatttgatcaGGCTTTGGACAATAAGATATTTGGATTGgaacatataataataataaataaataaataaaaataatgattggTTCCATTAAACTAGACTAGCTCCTCAATTCCCAAAATTGAGAATTAGGAACCAATCACCCCTACCATTTAAGGCTTATTTGGTATATTTCTCTTccggagaataatttttttttttagaaatagctttttctatttttattccctaaaacaatttctaagtaaaacaACATGTTtaataactacacaaaattctattccaagaatagaaaaaaaaatccctttagTAAGACCTATGACTTCTTTTGTGCCAtggaaattcttttagttttaataattttttttagaattttctcccttttagttttttaatagaaaaagaaattcctttagtttttttctatttttatttcctgaaacaatttctgagtaaaacaaCATGTTtaataactacacaaaattctattcaagaatagaaaaaaaaatccctttagTAAGACCTACGACTTCTTTGGTGCGGtggaaattcttttagttttttaataatttttttagaattttctcccttttttttcctctctttttcctctcttttttctcctcctctagcGGGTGGCCAGCGTTAGCTACTAGAGGCGGCCAAGGCTAGCAACCATTGGCAACTAATGGCAGTGAGGGATGACAAgcggcaaggaagaagaagaaaagaaaaaattgacttatttctaaaaattattttcaagaataagaaactatttttttctactttttgtttctattccaaatccaTTCTctgtctatttttctatttcgaggaataaaaaaattaattgacattatcgaatggatttttgtttttctattccgaagagcaaaagaatagaaaaacaaaagaatgggAGTGTTGCCATGCACACCCCTGTACAattgatttttacatttttccttCTCGTTTAAGAGTAACTACAACATACATTGGCGTTGTCAAATATATGTGCATAATAAACTAGCAACCTTGTACAACATTGATTTGAGAGATTGGCTAGTTAGTCCTCAAAATCAAAGGTAGATAAAACCGCTAGTGTAAATATTGATTATACTAGCGATGTGTGATCCATttgtcctttattttatttaggaaaattccaaataatagCCTAAAATacattcattttttcaaataaaaacttgaagttGAAATTATTTCAACTCAGCAAGAGTGCTCCTGCCAATGGCTATTGCCCCATTGCCAGTGGGTTGATAGCGACGTTCGGTGGGATTGCCAGTgcctaggtgagggccggcgaccctcgtTGACAGGAGGTGAAGGCTGACAACCCTCGTTGACCGGAGGCAAAGGCCTACTAGTCACCAGAGAGGCATCTAAGTAAGGGTTGCCTGCCCTTGCCCCtgtttgggcgagggccgccagcCCAGCGATCCTCACCCCAATCCCCTAGACCTTGCCACACAAGTCTAGGGGTGCTAGGTGAGGGTCGACAATCCTCGCCTAAGCACCAACATCCCCACCAACCGTTGTCGCTGCCCCACTGACAATCGAGCCACCCGAGTGTTCCCCttgctttttttaaaatttttctttgttaagttttaatataattaaatttaattttgaattgtgTTTGGACAAAAATATCCCCTAATCGATTGAAATTTTTGCCCACTGGCAAGCAGGCGAGGccaaatccttatttgaaacttcaaaattgatataatcactccaagctcttatttggaatttttttcattttattttaactttatGACATAcacattttgacttttatttaaatctaaACCTTTGCACAATGTGTGTGAATATAGACAATTAGATGAAGAtatgaatttttcatgaaatttcaaaatttgacaaaatgtATCATATGAATATCCTTTTCCCTAAAGGATCGTAAGTTAATTTTACACTTTTAATTCATTAGATCAACCGAAACATGTCAGGATCATCGaggtgtcaattttttttcctttttttttccttctcttctgtcttttctctttttaaataaCTTAGAACTctatgacaaaaataaaaaacttgggATTCAATTTTGAATTAGCCCCCAGAAAAATTTTGTGCATTGGACGTCCTCAAATAGGAGGATCCGGCAACGACAACTCGCAACAATGGCGATGGACAAAGCAAACTACGTTAGATCAAAGTCGGCCGACCATCTTAGACCTCAAAGGACGGCCATGATTCAGGCAAGCTTGTCGGATTCCCCGAGCTTCGCCGGAATGGCCTGTCGCATTtaagaaacaaagcaaattGCTCAGCTACACTTACTGTCGCTCAGCTACACTTACTGTCGCCCTTATCTCAGTTGATCGACATTGAGAGAAAAGCTAATGAATCTAGATTGATATACAAGCCTCCGATCCAGAGCGTTGGCATTTTGCCAAACGCAATAGACTGAAGTATCTACTAATACGCGACATTTCCGACGTGCCACAAACTGATACTGCTCATTAGGACCGGTTCGTCACACAGGTCGCCGTCAAGCTCTTTAATGAGACCCACTGGAAGGGACTGTAATATGGCCAtcaaaaaagaaacttctctTGGCGGGTGGAGAGACATAGAGAGAGGTCATTACGAGCTTGTCGTGGGAACCAGGGACAATGACCTAGGAGAAAGATCTCGGGATGACAGGTCCCTCGGCCATTGAAGACGAACTGGAGGAAGGAAGCTAGTGACGCCACCCACAGAATTTAAAGAACCTAAAGGAGCATGAGTCATATATTCTACAGAACGACGTTCTTGCCAAGGTTCACAAATAACTAGTTTTACGTCTTTGAGCACGCATAGAGCCTTTGATTATGTCTCGACAAAAATTTGACTATTGTGAATAACTTATGAAAGTCACTTTGTCGGCTTGATCAAGATTATTAgtattttttctattcctccACTAGCAGGTTTTTTCGGAAAAACTCCATTTATTCTGGTGTGGATGGCAGGCGGGCCTATACTTCTTGGTTTCAGTAGGACGAGATCATCCCAAGGACGCCTTCGGCAACTAGGGATTCCGGACCGACTATAGAATCATGTACGCCAATTTGTCCAGTATTAAAGAATTCtaatttgtttcaatttgaggaagagaaatggTATTCATAAAAATCCAGTATTTTGCAACAACGTAAAAAACTGGGGTGAATCCCCGGTTCCTTTGCTACCGCGGGCTTTACGCAATCGATCAGATCATATAAATATCCCTTCAACACAATATAGGTCATCGAAAGGATTTCGGAGACCCACCAAAGCACGAAAGGCGTAAAGCATTTGTAGGTGGCTTTTTAAGTCCGCTGTCAAATCTCAGGACTCAATCCGGGCGGTGGAAACTACCAAGCTGGAGATGAGAAAGAACGAAAGAAAGCTATACAATTTATCTCTCTAAGCTGTAAAGAGAGAAGCAGACACCACATCCTCGTCCAGCTCCCTTGATTTGCCTCCCTCCTCCTATGCCCTAGATATGCGGACACGCAGCAAAGATGGACCCACGAGCTCGAAGGTGCACGTGTCACCTTCCTCGACCCGGTTGTCGCGGATAAAAGCTCGAAAGCCTTTGCTTAACAACCAGCTCTCCCACTTGGTGATGTCCTTCCTGCGGATCATCCACACCGGCCACCACTTCCCTAAGCAATTTGCTGCTATCAATACAATGGACAAGCCGGATAGGAAATGCGACTGAGCGGATCGTAGCAAAAGAGAAGGATTACAACGTCAGACTTACCAAGATGGCTTGGTTGACGTGGTACGCTTTCATGGTTATCTGAAAAGAGAAGTGATCGGCACCGGATGATCCTTCTGCTCCACCTGTGTCGCTTTCTGAGAAGATCATTATTAGTATGCAATCGGCATAAAGAAAAGGTATCTAAACCTGCGATTACATTCATAATCTGAGTTgtcgttttcttttttacccTGTTTAACCAACCCGACCCCGTTAGATCCGATCGATTCGGTAGTGACTCGATGAGAATTCCAGGCAAAAAAAGAAGCCTCCATCGGGCTCATAGTCGGGTCGAACACTCGCACGTCGAAGCCATCTTCGCCATCATACCAGAAGACCAAGAAGTCACCAATCTGTACAGAGTGATCCTCCACGAACTGGGGCCACCCTCCACCGAAATAGAGCGCACCCTCTTCTTCCATCAGGCCGACCATCCAGGAATCACCACTAGGGCCGGTTAGCGAAACCGCTTGAGGCCGCCGGCCTTTGATGTAATCTTGAAAGGCCAACGGGATTTTCTGTGGGGATTAAGAAAGATGCGTAGAACCTTAAACATGAGACTCTATCACATACTGACATGGCCCATGGCTTCCAGATCTCGGCTCTCTTGCGGCGGACCTGCCGCCGCAAGCCCCGACCTCTGGGCGGCAGGTCATCGAGGACGCAAAACTAGCAACAGCGAAGTTCAAACAGTAGGACGAAGACGGGaaccgaagaagaagaccagAACGAATATGGCCGAAAAAACCAGTCCATGTGGCATTGTTCGCATAAACATAGAtatggcgaagaagaagaagaagaagtgacgTACCATTCGTTCAGAGCTGTGCTCGGACATAAAAAACTTGAAGAACATGGGTCGTTTCACTGCATCCTCCATTGTAGTATAATTTGTTTTGTCTGTTGGATGTGGGTTTCTATTGATTGGTCAGAGAAAGAACATAAAGTGTGGGTCTTTGTTTCTATCTCCTTTTAGCCGCAACccttacagagagagagaagggcttTTGTTTCGGATGGGCAGAGGAGCCGAAGGTGATGTTCTTGTGCAATATATGAAATTCAACAGTCGCCACCAAAACCGGTCCTTGTGTACTCTTCTGTAGTCGTCCTTCTTCTGTTTCCTTTTCCATGTGCGCGCGGTGGAAAGCTCCCGCGAGAAGGGCCGTATCGAGATCCTCTCCATTTTCGGACCGGTCCTCCCTCCTGTTTTTGTTGCAGAGCATATATTCCTGAAAAGCTGCAGGCTCTTTTGATACGGTGAAATGCCCTCAGCCCACAGACAGTGGCAAAACGACACGCCTTTTGCCGCTTCTaaattcgggtcgggtcgggtgctgcgctctctctctctgggtagTGAgattcattttgaatatgaGCTCAGCCCAACCCAGCATGCGATCAACTTCATGTGAGAGTTTTCCCGGGTCTAATTTGTCGGGTCAAGTTTTTAGAATTTCGAATCTTTTTGTTAGTGTGACTATCTTTCCTTGTTTGCAAACTAAaccgtcaatttatttccctcTTTTCAAGATTCCACTATTGATACGGAAATGCTGGATGTACTTGAAAAATCTCACCAAAACCTACTTGCTAAAAGTGATTTGGCAAGTTTCAATTGGTATTGAAATAAGTGGGATCCACAAATTGAACGAACGTCTTTTTCAAAATACCACACTTAGTCTGTGTCAATAAGACTTACTAGTATACGTAGTATTGTTATGGTtaatgtcgcgacctaaattttggatgaatcacctaaaattaggctaattgattgttaagcctagaaataactcaggctctcccaaacccatactaattcgcgacttaaattcaaatttcttaacatacaaatggattttatctaagagtcgccactaatcagtttacggtAGATTGATTAGACGCCTAGGTAAAATAATGGGAGGAGGATTAACTAAAGACTTTGGGTACGGgtacttggttacactagacttctctaatgccctttcggtaccatttcttttattttcaaaaatgtttttttttttttttttttttcagacagcttggattgattttaaatctattgatcatacgggtgcgcaaataaattgcaaaacttaactcatagcaacgaaagcataagaattcacattaacaatcatagatatgatttctaattaacatgtattttcttttttttgttttcacttatttaatgaaaatcatgatttatgcaatgcatgtactcatctaacatgaaatgatatgacacgacaacatgacctaaactatatgacataaataagcatgcgGCCTATCTTGAAGCATGAgatgaatttattctaaaaaatgatttttggtattttccgtgtgccatcccaaaattcaagacatcctctagaggaattaaagcctataattaggtaatgaaattacctatggtttatgttttagccattagttttctcttaaggctatgtgttatgattgtgatcatgagtttttaaattagtattataggataaatttatGAGGATGAT
The window above is part of the Eucalyptus grandis isolate ANBG69807.140 chromosome 6, ASM1654582v1, whole genome shotgun sequence genome. Proteins encoded here:
- the LOC104451094 gene encoding B3 domain-containing protein REM16-like, producing MEDAVKRPMFFKFFMSEHSSERMFCVLDDLPPRGRGLRRQVRRKRAEIWKPWAMSKIPLAFQDYIKGRRPQAVSLTGPSGDSWMVGLMEEEGALYFGGGWPQFVEDHSVQIGDFLVFWYDGEDGFDVRVFDPTMSPMEASFFAWNSHRVTTESIGSNGVGLVKQESDTGGAEGSSGADHFSFQITMKAYHVNQAILSHFLSGLSIVLIAANCLGKWWPVWMIRRKDITKWESWLLSKGFRAFIRDNRVEEGDTCTFELVGPSLLRVRISRA